A stretch of Apostichopus japonicus isolate 1M-3 chromosome 9, ASM3797524v1, whole genome shotgun sequence DNA encodes these proteins:
- the LOC139973165 gene encoding zonadhesin-like isoform X5, with protein MEKCFNVFLTVLTIWSSFGTEMIISSAEGRSSGSLYFIFQQPVYPRDCKEVSNACFSTNNTSGVYLIKPDVYPEPFEAYCNNDLDTGGWTVLQRRRLDSVNFNRSWKDFRNGFGFLGSEFWIGNDKIAVLTNQKRYQLRLDFENVAGETYYVTYDEFRISDEWGDYFISNLGSFARSNETIPEWCPANEIFSNETCERTCDDPDTCISATSRTESEQCVCVGKYLRHQEQCIPLNQCNCFLADKRSVLGEGQFYVNARCTQRSTCRNNQIIEASYQCSDHATCAERNGVHKCYCNPNYQGDGETCTHNCFVADIGSVLGVDDFYVNSRCTRRSTCQNNQIIKASYQCSEHATCAERNGVRKCYCNPNYQGDGVTCRHNCFVADKGSVLGEGHFYINSSCTRKSTCRNNRLVDESYQCSTYATCAERNGVRKCYCNPNYQGDGVTCRHNCFVADKGSVLGVGDFYVNSRCTRRSTCRDNQIIEASYQCSDHATCAERNGVRKCYCNPNYQGDGETCTHNCFVADIGSVLGVGDFYVNSRCTRKSTCQNNQIIKASYQCSEHATCAERNGVRKCYCNPNYQGNGETCIHKCFVADIGIVLGEGHVYINSSCTRKSTCKNNRLVDESYQCSNYATCAERNGVRKCYCNANYEGDGVTCRHNCFVADIGSVLGVGEFYVNPRCTRRSTCQNNQIIKASYQCSEHATCAERNGVRKCYCNPNYEGDGETCIHNCFVADIGSVLGVHDFYVNSRCTRISTCRNNQIIKASYQCSEHATCAEKNGVRKCYCNPNYQGDGETCRHKCFVDDIGSVLGEGHFYINSSCTRKSTCRNNRLVDESYQCSDHATCAERNGVRKCYCNPNYHGDGETCRHNCFVDDKGSVLEEGHFYINSRCTRRSTCRNNQIIEASYQCSDHATCAERDGVRKCYCNPNYQGDGETCTHKCFVADIGSVLEVGDFYVNSRCTRRSTCRNNQIIKASYQCSEHATCAEKNGVRKCYCNPNYKGDGETCTHNCFVDDIGSVLGVHDFYVNSRCTRISTCRNNQIIKASYQCSEHATCAEKNGVRKCYCNPNYEGDGETCRHKCFIDDIGSVLGEGHFYINSRCTLRSTCRNNRLVDESYQCSDHATCAERNGVRKCYCNPDYQGDGVTCRHKCFVDDIGSVLREGHFYINSRCTRKSTCRNNRLVGENYQCSSYATCAERRGVRKCYCNTNYQGDGVTCRHYCFVAEKGSVLGEGHFYINSGCTRKSTCRNNRLVDENYQCSSYATCAVRSGVRKCYCNTNYQGDGVTCRHYCFVAEKGSVLGEGHFYINSGCTRKSTCRNNRLVDENYQCSSYATCAVRSGVRKCYCNTNYQGDGVTCRHYCFVAEKGSVLGEGHFYINSGCTRKSTCRNNRLVDENYQCSSYATCAVRSGVRKCYCNTNYQGDGVTCRHYCFVAEKGSVLGEGHFYINSGCTRKSTCRNNRLVDENYQCSSYATCAERSGVRKCYCNTNYQGDGVTCRHYCFVAEKGSVLGKGHFYINAGCTRKSTCRNNRLVDESYQCSSYATCDTRNGVRKCYCNPNYQGDGVTCTRRAQDCYDLYVSGTRSDGVYTIYPDGWSSGIQVYCEMESNGGGWTVFQRRSSASVDFYRGWSDYKDGFGTKNHDHWLGNKYIHSLTNQKTYQLRIDLRDSGSSSKYAVYSTFRINNEADKYRLSVGSHSGNTGYNALYYSNNKQFSTKDQDNDGSSSYDCAKGHRGAWWYEYYYYYYGSYCRLDYYCFYYPDGNYCRFCTSSNLNGDYDGSTRGTHMFWYSYSLNSYGCNLQYTEMKIRPV; from the exons ATAATCTCCAGTGCCGAGGGAAGATCTTCAG GTTCtttatactttatttttcaacaacctgtgtatccgagagattgcaaagaAGTATCGAACGCATGTTTCTCTACCAACAATACATCTGGAGTGTATCTTATTAAACCAGATGTCTATCCGGAACCGTTTGAGGCGTACTGTAATAATGATCTTGAtactggtggatggacg GTATTACAGCGACGAAGATTGGATTctgtaaattttaatagaagttggaaagacttcagaaatggctttggctttctagggagtgagttttggatcggaaatgacaaaattgccgtcttaacaaatcaaaagcgaTACCAACTGCGATTGGACTTTGAGAACGTTGCTGGAGAAACTTACTATGTAACATACGACGAGtttcgtatctcagatgaatgggggGATTATTTTATATCTAATTTAGGTTCATTCGCAAGGTCAAATG AAACAATCCCTGAATGGTGTCcagctaatgagatatttagcaatgagacCTGTGAGAGGACTTGTGACGACCCTGATACTTGCATCTCGGCTACCTCTCGCACAGAATCAGAGCAATGTGTTTGCGTCGGTAAATATCTGAGACACCAAGAACAATGCATCCCTCTGAACCAATGCAACTGCTTCCTTGCTGACAAaagaagtgtattaggg GAAGGCCAGTTTTACGTCAATGCAAGATGTACACAACGATCAACTTGCCGAaacaaccagattatagaggcgagttaccagtgtagtgatcacgcaacctgtgctgagaggaacggtgtccataaatgttactgcaatccaaactaccaagGAGACGGAGAGAcctgcacccacaactgcttcgttgctgatataggaagtgtattaggg GTTGACGATttttacgtcaattcaagatgtacacggaGATCAACTTGCCAAAACAACCAGATTATAAAGGCGAGCTACCAGTGTAGTGaacacgcaacctgtgctgagaggaacggtgtccgtaaatgttactgcaatccaaattaccaaggggacggagtgacgtgccgCCACAACTGCTTTgttgctgacaaaggaagtgtattaggg GAGggccacttttacatcaattcaagttGTACACGTAAATCAACTTGCAGGAACAACCGGCttgtagatgagagttaccagtgtagtacttacgcaacctgtgctgagaggaacggtgtccgtaaatgttactgcaatccaaactaccaaggggacggagtgacgtgccgccacaactgcttcgttgctgacaaaggaagtGTTTTAGGG GTTGGTGATTTTTACGTTAATTCGagatgtacacgaagatcaacttgCCGAGACAATCAGATAatagaggcgagttaccagtgtagtgatcacgcaacttgtgctgagaggaacggtgtacgtaaatgttactgcaatccaaactaccaagGAGACGGAGAGACCTGCAcacacaactgcttcgttgctgatataggaagtgtattaggg gttggcgatttttacgtcaattcaagatgtacacgaaaatcaacttgccAAAACAACCAGATTATAAAGGCGAGCTACCAGTGTAGTGaacacgcaacctgtgctgagaggaacggtgtccgtaaatgttactgcaatccaaactaccaagGAAACGGAGAGACCTGCATCCACAagtgcttcgttgctgacataggaattgtattaggg gagggccacgtttacatcaattcaagttGTACACGTAAATCAACTTGTAAGAACAACCGGCTcgtagatgagagttaccagtgtagcaattacgcaacctgtgctgagaggaacggtgtccgtaaatgttactgcaatgcAAACTACGAAGGGGACGGTGTGACATGCCGCCACAACTGCTTTgttgctgacataggaagtgttttaggg GTTGGTGAGTTTTACGTCAATccaagatgtacacgaagatcaacttgCCAAAACAACCAGATTATAAAGGCGAGCTACCAGTGTAGTGaacacgcaacctgtgctgagaggaacggagtacgtaaatgttactgcaatccaaactacgAAGGGGACGGAGAGACCTGCAttcacaactgcttcgttgctgacataggaagtgtattaggg GTACACGATTTTTACGTCAATTCGAGATGTACACGAATATCAACTTGCCGAAACAACCAGATTATTAAGGCGAGCTACCAGTGTAGTGaacacgcaacctgtgctgagaaGAACGGAGtacgtaaatgttactgcaatccaaactaccaaggggacggagagaCGTGCCGCCACAAGTGTTTCGTTGAtgacataggaagtgtattaggg gagggccacttttacatcaattcaagttGTACACGGAAATCAACTTGTAGAAACAACCGGCttgtagatgagagttaccagtgtagtgatcacgcaacctgtgctgagaggaacggtgtccgtaaatgttactgcaatccaaactaccaTGGGGACGGAGAGACGTGCCGCCACAATTGCTTCGTTGAtgacaaaggaagtgtattagag gagggccacttttacatcaattcaagatgtacacgacgATCAACTTGCCGAaacaaccagattatagaggcgagttaccagtgtagtgatcacgcaacctgtgctgagagggacggtgtccgtaaatgttactgcaatccaaactaccaaggggacggagagaCGTGCACCCACAAGTGCTTTgttgctgacataggaagtgtattagAG gttggcgatttttacgtcaattcaagatgtacacgtaGATCAACTTGCCGAAACAACCAGATTATAAAGGCGAGCTACCAGTGTAGTGaacacgcaacctgtgctgagaaGAACGGAGtacgtaaatgttactgcaatccaaactacaAAGGAGACGGAGAGACGTGCACCCATAATTGCTTCGTTGAtgacataggaagtgtattaggg GTACACGATTTTTACGTCAATTCGAGATGTACACGAATATCAACTTGCCGAAACAACCAGATTATTAAGGCGAGCTACCAGTGTAGTGaacacgcaacctgtgctgagaaGAACGGAGtacgtaaatgttactgcaatccaaactacgAAGGGGACGGAGAGACGTGCCGCCACAAGtgcttcattgatgacataggaagtgtattaggg gagggccacttttacatcaattcaagatgtacactaagatcaacttgtaggaacaaccggcttgtagatgagagttaccagtgtagtgatcacgcaacctgtgctgagaggaacggtgtccgtaaatgttattGCAATCCAGattaccaaggggacggagtgacgtgccgCCACAAGTGCTTCGTTGAtgacataggaagtgtattacgg gagggccacttctacatcaattcaagatgtactcgtaaatcaacttgtaggaacaaccggcTTGTAGGTGAGAATTACCAGTGTAGTAGTtacgcaacctgtgctgagaggagaggtgtccgtaaatgttactgcaatacaaactaccaaggggacggagtgacgtgtcGTCATTACTGCTTTGTTGCTGAAAagggaagtgtattaggg gagggccaCTTCTACATCAATTCAGGATGTACTCgtaaatcaacttgtaggaacaaccggcTTGTAGATGAGAATTACCAGTGTAGTAGTTACGCAACCTGTGCTGTGAggagcggtgtccgtaaatgttactgcaatacaaactaccaaggggacggagtgacatGTCGTCATTACTGCTTTGTTGCTGAAAagggaagtgtattaggg gagggccaCTTCTACATCAATTCAGGATGTACTCgtaaatcaacttgtaggaacaaccggcTTGTAGATGAGAATTACCAGTGTAGTAGTTACGCAACCTGTGCTGTGAggagcggtgtccgtaaatgttactgcaatacaaactaccaaggggacggagtgacatGTCGTCATTACTGCTTTGTTGCTGAAAagggaagtgtattaggg gagggccaCTTCTACATCAATTCAGGATGTACTCgtaaatcaacttgtaggaacaaccggcTTGTAGATGAGAATTACCAGTGTAGTAGTTACGCAACCTGTGCTGTGAggagcggtgtccgtaaatgttactgcaatacaaactaccaaggggacggagtgacgtgtcGTCATTACTGCTTTGTTGCTGAAAagggaagtgtattaggg GAGGGCCACTTCTACATCAATTCAGGATGTACACgtaaatcaacttgtaggaacaaccggcTTGTAGATGAGAATTACCAGTGTAGTAGTtacgcaacctgtgctgagaggagcggtgtccgtaaatgttactgcaatacaaactaccaaggggacggagtgacgtgtcGTCATTACTGCTTTGTTGCTGAAAagggaagtgtattaggg AAGGGCCACTTCTACATCAATGCAGGATGTACACgtaaatcaacttgtaggaacaaccggcttgtagatgagagttaccagtgtagcagttacgcaacctgtgatacgaggaacggtgtccgtaaatgttactgcaatccaaactaccaaggggacggagtgacgtgcacaaGACGTGCACAAGATTGCTATGATCTTTATGTTTCCGGTACACGCAGTGATGGTGTTTACACCATTTACCCTGATGGTTGGTCAAGCGGCATTCAGGTTTATTGTGAGATGGAAagtaacggaggaggatggact gTTTTTCAGCGACGTTCGAGTGCCTCCGTTGACTTTTATCGTGGTTGGTCGGACTACAAGGACGGTTTTGGTACAAAAAATCATGACCACTGGCTAGGTAACAAATATATTCACTCTCTGACCAACCAGAAAACGTACCAGCTTCGTATTGATCTACGGGACTCCGGCTCATCATCGAAATACGCCGTCTATTCGACTTTTAGAATTAATAACGAGGCAGACAAGTATCGACTATCAGTCGGATCACACAGTGGAAATACAG
- the LOC139973165 gene encoding zonadhesin-like isoform X4 codes for MEKCFNVFLTVLTIWSSFGTEMIISSAEGRSSGSLYFIFQQPVYPRDCKEVSNACFSTNNTSGVYLIKPDVYPEPFEAYCNNDLDTGGWTVLQRRRLDSVNFNRSWKDFRNGFGFLGSEFWIGNDKIAVLTNQKRYQLRLDFENVAGETYYVTYDEFRISDEWGDYFISNLGSFARSNETIPEWCPANEIFSNETCERTCDDPDTCISATSRTESEQCVCVGKYLRHQEQCIPLNQCNCFLADKRSVLGEGQFYVNARCTQRSTCRNNQIIEASYQCSDHATCAERNGVHKCYCNPNYQGDGETCTHNCFVADIGSVLGVDDFYVNSRCTRRSTCQNNQIIKASYQCSEHATCAERNGVRKCYCNPNYQGDGVTCRHNCFVADKGSVLGEGHFYINSSCTRKSTCRNNRLVDESYQCSTYATCAERNGVRKCYCNPNYQGDGVTCRHNCFVADKGSVLGVGDFYVNSRCTRRSTCRDNQIIEASYQCSDHATCAERNGVRKCYCNPNYQGDGETCTHNCFVADIGSVLGVGDFYVNSRCTRKSTCQNNQIIKASYQCSEHATCAERNGVRKCYCNPNYQGNGETCIHKCFVADIGIVLGEGHVYINSSCTRKSTCKNNRLVDESYQCSNYATCAERNGVRKCYCNANYEGDGVTCRHNCFVADIGSVLGVGEFYVNPRCTRRSTCQNNQIIKASYQCSEHATCAERNGVRKCYCNPNYEGDGETCIHNCFVADIGSVLGVHDFYVNSRCTRISTCRNNQIIKASYQCSEHATCAEKNGVRKCYCNPNYQGDGETCRHKCFVDDIGSVLGEGHFYINSSCTRKSTCRNNRLVDESYQCSDHATCAERNGVRKCYCNPNYHGDGETCRHNCFVDDKGSVLEEGHFYINSSCTRKSTCRNNRLVDESYQCSNYATCAERNGVRKCYCNANYEGDGVTCRHNCFVADKGSVLGEGHFYINSRCTRRSTCRNNQIIEASYQCSDHATCAERDGVRKCYCNPNYQGDGETCTHKCFVADIGSVLEVGDFYVNSRCTRRSTCRNNQIIKASYQCSEHATCAEKNGVRKCYCNPNYKGDGETCTHNCFVDDIGSVLGEGHFYINSRCTLRSTCRNNRLVDESYQCSDHATCAERNGVRKCYCNPDYQGDGVTCRHKCFVDDIGSVLREGHFYINSRCTRKSTCRNNRLVGENYQCSSYATCAERRGVRKCYCNTNYQGDGVTCRHYCFVAEKGSVLGEGHFYINSGCTRKSTCRNNRLVDENYQCSSYATCAVRSGVRKCYCNTNYQGDGVTCRHYCFVAEKGSVLGEGHFYINSGCTRKSTCRNNRLVDENYQCSSYATCAVRSGVRKCYCNTNYQGDGVTCRHYCFVAEKGSVLGEGHFYINSGCTRKSTCRNNRLVDENYQCSSYATCAVRSGVRKCYCNTNYQGDGVTCRHYCFVAEKGSVLGEGHFYINSGCTRKSTCRNNRLVDENYQCSSYATCAERSGVRKCYCNTNYQGDGVTCRHYCFVAEKGSVLGKGHFYINAGCTRKSTCRNNRLVDESYQCSSYATCDTRNGVRKCYCNPNYQGDGVTCTRRAQDCYDLYVSGTRSDGVYTIYPDGWSSGIQVYCEMESNGGGWTVFQRRSSASVDFYRGWSDYKDGFGTKNHDHWLGNKYIHSLTNQKTYQLRIDLRDSGSSSKYAVYSTFRINNEADKYRLSVGSHSGNTGYNALYYSNNKQFSTKDQDNDGSSSYDCAKGHRGAWWYEYYYYYYGSYCRLDYYCFYYPDGNYCRFCTSSNLNGDYDGSTRGTHMFWYSYSLNSYGCNLQYTEMKIRPV; via the exons ATAATCTCCAGTGCCGAGGGAAGATCTTCAG GTTCtttatactttatttttcaacaacctgtgtatccgagagattgcaaagaAGTATCGAACGCATGTTTCTCTACCAACAATACATCTGGAGTGTATCTTATTAAACCAGATGTCTATCCGGAACCGTTTGAGGCGTACTGTAATAATGATCTTGAtactggtggatggacg GTATTACAGCGACGAAGATTGGATTctgtaaattttaatagaagttggaaagacttcagaaatggctttggctttctagggagtgagttttggatcggaaatgacaaaattgccgtcttaacaaatcaaaagcgaTACCAACTGCGATTGGACTTTGAGAACGTTGCTGGAGAAACTTACTATGTAACATACGACGAGtttcgtatctcagatgaatgggggGATTATTTTATATCTAATTTAGGTTCATTCGCAAGGTCAAATG AAACAATCCCTGAATGGTGTCcagctaatgagatatttagcaatgagacCTGTGAGAGGACTTGTGACGACCCTGATACTTGCATCTCGGCTACCTCTCGCACAGAATCAGAGCAATGTGTTTGCGTCGGTAAATATCTGAGACACCAAGAACAATGCATCCCTCTGAACCAATGCAACTGCTTCCTTGCTGACAAaagaagtgtattaggg GAAGGCCAGTTTTACGTCAATGCAAGATGTACACAACGATCAACTTGCCGAaacaaccagattatagaggcgagttaccagtgtagtgatcacgcaacctgtgctgagaggaacggtgtccataaatgttactgcaatccaaactaccaagGAGACGGAGAGAcctgcacccacaactgcttcgttgctgatataggaagtgtattaggg GTTGACGATttttacgtcaattcaagatgtacacggaGATCAACTTGCCAAAACAACCAGATTATAAAGGCGAGCTACCAGTGTAGTGaacacgcaacctgtgctgagaggaacggtgtccgtaaatgttactgcaatccaaattaccaaggggacggagtgacgtgccgCCACAACTGCTTTgttgctgacaaaggaagtgtattaggg GAGggccacttttacatcaattcaagttGTACACGTAAATCAACTTGCAGGAACAACCGGCttgtagatgagagttaccagtgtagtacttacgcaacctgtgctgagaggaacggtgtccgtaaatgttactgcaatccaaactaccaaggggacggagtgacgtgccgccacaactgcttcgttgctgacaaaggaagtGTTTTAGGG GTTGGTGATTTTTACGTTAATTCGagatgtacacgaagatcaacttgCCGAGACAATCAGATAatagaggcgagttaccagtgtagtgatcacgcaacttgtgctgagaggaacggtgtacgtaaatgttactgcaatccaaactaccaagGAGACGGAGAGACCTGCAcacacaactgcttcgttgctgatataggaagtgtattaggg gttggcgatttttacgtcaattcaagatgtacacgaaaatcaacttgccAAAACAACCAGATTATAAAGGCGAGCTACCAGTGTAGTGaacacgcaacctgtgctgagaggaacggtgtccgtaaatgttactgcaatccaaactaccaagGAAACGGAGAGACCTGCATCCACAagtgcttcgttgctgacataggaattgtattaggg gagggccacgtttacatcaattcaagttGTACACGTAAATCAACTTGTAAGAACAACCGGCTcgtagatgagagttaccagtgtagcaattacgcaacctgtgctgagaggaacggtgtccgtaaatgttactgcaatgcAAACTACGAAGGGGACGGTGTGACATGCCGCCACAACTGCTTTgttgctgacataggaagtgttttaggg GTTGGTGAGTTTTACGTCAATccaagatgtacacgaagatcaacttgCCAAAACAACCAGATTATAAAGGCGAGCTACCAGTGTAGTGaacacgcaacctgtgctgagaggaacggagtacgtaaatgttactgcaatccaaactacgAAGGGGACGGAGAGACCTGCAttcacaactgcttcgttgctgacataggaagtgtattaggg GTACACGATTTTTACGTCAATTCGAGATGTACACGAATATCAACTTGCCGAAACAACCAGATTATTAAGGCGAGCTACCAGTGTAGTGaacacgcaacctgtgctgagaaGAACGGAGtacgtaaatgttactgcaatccaaactaccaaggggacggagagaCGTGCCGCCACAAGTGTTTCGTTGAtgacataggaagtgtattaggg gagggccacttttacatcaattcaagttGTACACGGAAATCAACTTGTAGAAACAACCGGCttgtagatgagagttaccagtgtagtgatcacgcaacctgtgctgagaggaacggtgtccgtaaatgttactgcaatccaaactaccaTGGGGACGGAGAGACGTGCCGCCACAATTGCTTCGTTGAtgacaaaggaagtgtattagag GAGggccacttttacatcaattcaagttGTACACgtaaatcaacttgtaggaacaaccggcttgtagatgagagttaccagtgtagcaATTACGCAACTtgtgctgagaggaacggtgtccgtaaatgttactgcaatgcaaactacgaaggggacggagtgacatGCCGCCACAACTGCTTTgttgctgacaaaggaagtgtattaggg gagggccacttttacatcaattcaagatgtacacgacgATCAACTTGCCGAaacaaccagattatagaggcgagttaccagtgtagtgatcacgcaacctgtgctgagagggacggtgtccgtaaatgttactgcaatccaaactaccaaggggacggagagaCGTGCACCCACAAGTGCTTTgttgctgacataggaagtgtattagAG gttggcgatttttacgtcaattcaagatgtacacgtaGATCAACTTGCCGAAACAACCAGATTATAAAGGCGAGCTACCAGTGTAGTGaacacgcaacctgtgctgagaaGAACGGAGtacgtaaatgttactgcaatccaaactacaAAGGAGACGGAGAGACGTGCACCCATAATTGCTTCGTTGAtgacataggaagtgtattaggg gagggccacttttacatcaattcaagatgtacactaagatcaacttgtaggaacaaccggcttgtagatgagagttaccagtgtagtgatcacgcaacctgtgctgagaggaacggtgtccgtaaatgttattGCAATCCAGattaccaaggggacggagtgacgtgccgCCACAAGTGCTTCGTTGAtgacataggaagtgtattacgg gagggccacttctacatcaattcaagatgtactcgtaaatcaacttgtaggaacaaccggcTTGTAGGTGAGAATTACCAGTGTAGTAGTtacgcaacctgtgctgagaggagaggtgtccgtaaatgttactgcaatacaaactaccaaggggacggagtgacgtgtcGTCATTACTGCTTTGTTGCTGAAAagggaagtgtattaggg gagggccaCTTCTACATCAATTCAGGATGTACTCgtaaatcaacttgtaggaacaaccggcTTGTAGATGAGAATTACCAGTGTAGTAGTTACGCAACCTGTGCTGTGAggagcggtgtccgtaaatgttactgcaatacaaactaccaaggggacggagtgacatGTCGTCATTACTGCTTTGTTGCTGAAAagggaagtgtattaggg gagggccaCTTCTACATCAATTCAGGATGTACTCgtaaatcaacttgtaggaacaaccggcTTGTAGATGAGAATTACCAGTGTAGTAGTTACGCAACCTGTGCTGTGAggagcggtgtccgtaaatgttactgcaatacaaactaccaaggggacggagtgacatGTCGTCATTACTGCTTTGTTGCTGAAAagggaagtgtattaggg gagggccaCTTCTACATCAATTCAGGATGTACTCgtaaatcaacttgtaggaacaaccggcTTGTAGATGAGAATTACCAGTGTAGTAGTTACGCAACCTGTGCTGTGAggagcggtgtccgtaaatgttactgcaatacaaactaccaaggggacggagtgacgtgtcGTCATTACTGCTTTGTTGCTGAAAagggaagtgtattaggg GAGGGCCACTTCTACATCAATTCAGGATGTACACgtaaatcaacttgtaggaacaaccggcTTGTAGATGAGAATTACCAGTGTAGTAGTtacgcaacctgtgctgagaggagcggtgtccgtaaatgttactgcaatacaaactaccaaggggacggagtgacgtgtcGTCATTACTGCTTTGTTGCTGAAAagggaagtgtattaggg AAGGGCCACTTCTACATCAATGCAGGATGTACACgtaaatcaacttgtaggaacaaccggcttgtagatgagagttaccagtgtagcagttacgcaacctgtgatacgaggaacggtgtccgtaaatgttactgcaatccaaactaccaaggggacggagtgacgtgcacaaGACGTGCACAAGATTGCTATGATCTTTATGTTTCCGGTACACGCAGTGATGGTGTTTACACCATTTACCCTGATGGTTGGTCAAGCGGCATTCAGGTTTATTGTGAGATGGAAagtaacggaggaggatggact gTTTTTCAGCGACGTTCGAGTGCCTCCGTTGACTTTTATCGTGGTTGGTCGGACTACAAGGACGGTTTTGGTACAAAAAATCATGACCACTGGCTAGGTAACAAATATATTCACTCTCTGACCAACCAGAAAACGTACCAGCTTCGTATTGATCTACGGGACTCCGGCTCATCATCGAAATACGCCGTCTATTCGACTTTTAGAATTAATAACGAGGCAGACAAGTATCGACTATCAGTCGGATCACACAGTGGAAATACAG